The DNA region CCCCCGTAAAGCATGATAATCATATCCTTCAAGATCAATTTTGATATATGAAACCGGAATATCATTTTCGAAAAACATTCTGTCTAGGGTAATTACTTCTATTTCATTACCATTTTTTTTATCACTAATTTGAGAAGAAATACCTTGGCTTGTAATAAACAGTTTTCCCTCCTTATCAGACAAAGCTTTTTCTATTATATGTACATTCTTATTGTTGCTAAACGTTCTTTTCAAGCAAGAAACAAATTCCTTTAATGGTTCAATCGCATAAATTTCTTTACATCTAGCGGCTATGATAAAGCTAAATAACCCTTCAGCAGCACCACAATCTATAACAGTGTCGTTTACACCAACCTTTGTTTCCTCAATCTCATAATAATGCCAATTATCTTTATAAAATGATTCCACAGTAATTTGTTCAAGGGATTTAAGACTAAATTCTTTAGGAAAAAATAAGGGTTTATTTTCAAATCCCTTGAAATATACCTCCACAAAATTTTCACCATAAGTTATTTGGCTTATCCTCTCTTTTGCCTTATTTGCCTAAGATTTATCAAAAAATAATTTAATCACTTCTTTAGCATTCACACCATTTTGGT from Elusimicrobiota bacterium includes:
- a CDS encoding FkbM family methyltransferase, whose product is MEVYFKGFENKPLFFPKEFSLKSLEQITVESFYKDNWHYYEIEETKVGVNDTVIDCGAAEGLFSFIIAARCKEIYAIEPLKEFVSCLKRTFSNNKNVHIIEKALSDKEGKLFITSQGISSQISDKKNGNEIEVITLDRMFFENDIPVSYIKIDLEGYDYHALRG